A single window of Nicotiana sylvestris chromosome 3, ASM39365v2, whole genome shotgun sequence DNA harbors:
- the LOC104225201 gene encoding pentatricopeptide repeat-containing protein At5g08305-like — MQPALKNQSTRQLLRPFSSWSFAIKNARSPRRALSLYAQMQRQAIPFDSFAILFTLRSCTQLRNLPLICHLHAHLLKLGFNIHVYVATSLLNAYAGTSLECAYKLFDEIPVRNTVTWNTIITCFSRSGDVKGARKMFDQMPLRDLASWSAMIAGYMNNGHWEEGVALFQEMVMFEQLKPDQVTIGPILAGCSEMGSIGLLLGKSVHGFVVKNHWELNVELGTCLVDMYAKCGFLNFASLVFDMMKDRNVVTWTALICGAAKHGFGTEALEIFKKMRQGGVLPNEFTFTGLLSACVQAGLVDEGRGYFKMIKECGLRPTIQHYGCMVDLFGKAGLLGEAYEVINTMSPEPNIVIWGSFLSSCKLHKQFEMAERVIERVMNVVRPENDGGVYTLISDLYVLGGKWAKAERIDSGISASDLHHISQQITIGVTNLENSMVNAGVLILYLTSHHL; from the exons ATGCAACCTGCACTTAAAAATCAATCCACACGGCAATTATTAAGACCCTTCAGTTCATGGTCTTTTGCCATTAAAAATGCAAGATCACCTCGAAGAGCCTTGTCACTCTACGCTCAAATGCAACGCCAAGCCATTCCCTTCGACAGTTTCGCCATTCTTTTCACTCTCAGATCATGCACCCAGTTGCGCAACCTTCCCCTCATATGCCACCTACATGCCCATCTCCTCAAATTAGGCTTTAATATCCATGTGTATGTTGCCACCTCTCTGCTTAACGCCTATGCTGGAACCTCGCTTGAGTGTGCATACAAGCTGTTCGATGAAATTCCCGTGAGAAATACTGTCACGTGGAACACGATAATAACTTGCTTTTCTCGTTCCGGGGACGTTAAAGGAGCGAGGAAGATGTTCGATCAGATGCCTTTGAGAGACCTAGCTTCGTGGTCGGCAATGATAGCTGGATACATGAACAATGGGCATTGGGAGGAAGGTGTGGCGCTCTTCCAAGAAATGGTTATGTTTGAACAACTAAAGCCTGATCAAGTGACCATTGGGCCAATATTGGCGGGCTGTTCTGAAATGGGTTCAATTGGTTTGCTCCTTGGGAAATCAGTGCATGGTTTTGTCGTGAAGAATCATTGGGAACTTAATGTTGAGCTTGGTACTTGTTTAGTAGACATGTATGCTAAATGTGGATTCTTGAATTTTGCTTCTCTGGTTTTCGATATGATGAAAGATAGAAATGTCGTTACTTGGACTGCTTTAATTTGTGGAGCAGCAAAACATGGTTTTGGAACTGAAGCGTTGGAGATATTCAAGAAAATGAGACAGGGGGGTGTGCTACCTAACGAGTTTACGTTCACTGGGCTACTTAGTGCTTGTGTACAAGCAGGGCTGGTCGATGAAGGTCGCGGATATTTCAAAATGATCAAAGAGTGTGGACTGAGACCAACAATTCAGCATTATGGCTGCATGGTTGATTTATTTGGGAAGGCTGGGTTGTTAGGGGAAGCATATGAAGTTATCAATACTATGTCACCCGAGCCTAACATAGTTATATGGGGTTCCTTTTTGTCATCTTGCAAGTTGCATAAACAATTTGAGATGGCAGAGCGAGTGATTGAGAGGGTCATGAATGTGGTGAGGCCAGAGAATGATGGAGGGGTTTATACCCTTATCTCAGACTTGTATGTTCTGGGTGGTAAATGGGCCAAAGCCGAGAGG ATAGATTCTGGAATCTCAGCATCTGACCTTCATCATATCTCCCAACAAATTACCATTGGAGTAACTAATTTGGAGAATAGTATGGTAAATGCTGGAGtattgattctttacttgacatcCCACCACCTTTGA